One part of the Xanthocytophaga agilis genome encodes these proteins:
- a CDS encoding SDR family oxidoreductase, whose translation MSKLLITGATGHLGKLVVELLAKELPLSSIVVLVRDAEKAKEFTAKGIEARIGDFNDYASLVTAFKGIDKLYFVSSNDIVNREKQHENVVNAAKEAGVGHVIYTSFARKNETETSPITFIAKSHLYTEKLLKASGVSYTILKHALYTDIIPMFIGDKVLETGVIFQPAGEGKSSFVTREDFAELAVAVLTTSGHENKEYEAVNTEAVSFQDVADILTEITGKKITYVAPTAEVFTAELTKAGVPGEVVGLLTGFNQGIAQGEFANTDATLEKLIGHKPTSVKVYLQQVYASN comes from the coding sequence ATGAGCAAATTATTAATAACCGGAGCAACTGGACATTTAGGTAAACTGGTTGTAGAATTACTGGCAAAAGAATTACCTCTATCTTCTATCGTTGTATTGGTAAGAGATGCTGAGAAAGCGAAAGAGTTTACAGCTAAAGGTATTGAAGCACGTATTGGAGACTTCAATGATTATGCTTCTCTGGTAACTGCATTCAAAGGGATTGACAAGCTGTATTTTGTATCAAGTAACGATATAGTTAACAGAGAAAAACAACATGAGAATGTAGTAAATGCAGCAAAAGAGGCAGGAGTAGGACATGTAATCTATACCAGCTTTGCTCGTAAAAATGAGACAGAAACTTCTCCTATTACCTTTATTGCCAAGTCACATTTATATACAGAGAAATTGTTAAAGGCGTCAGGAGTATCCTATACTATACTAAAACATGCTTTGTATACAGATATCATTCCTATGTTTATTGGTGACAAAGTATTGGAAACCGGAGTAATATTCCAGCCTGCAGGAGAAGGAAAGTCTTCATTTGTAACAAGAGAGGATTTTGCTGAACTAGCTGTTGCTGTGTTAACGACTTCAGGACACGAAAACAAGGAGTATGAAGCTGTGAATACCGAAGCAGTATCCTTTCAGGATGTAGCAGATATTCTTACAGAGATCACAGGCAAGAAGATCACTTATGTCGCTCCAACTGCAGAAGTATTTACAGCTGAATTGACAAAAGCAGGAGTTCCCGGCGAAGTAGTAGGCTTACTGACAGGGTTTAATCAGGGTATCGCTCAGGGAGAATTTGCTAATACAGATGCCACTCTTGAAAAACTGATAGGTCATAAACCTACTTCTGTAAAAGTATACCTGCAACAGGTATATGCGTCAAACTAA
- a CDS encoding DinB family protein, whose product MLQTSIELAESSLVSLSRDYANYNAWANKQLINWLQAKPAQLMEVEVASSFPSVHLTVWHILQTQQWWLGNLKRSPLGNTRDTTFDGTTQDMMQTLLHQSEEFCTFVENMTEEDLYEMYPFSIPYVGDFSRSGFEIVQHCMNHSTYHRGQLVTIGRELGFTDAPMTDYMFYLLMA is encoded by the coding sequence ATGTTACAAACATCTATTGAATTAGCAGAATCTTCTCTTGTCTCTTTAAGCAGAGATTATGCAAATTATAATGCATGGGCTAACAAGCAATTGATCAATTGGCTACAAGCCAAGCCTGCACAATTAATGGAAGTAGAAGTAGCATCCAGTTTTCCCAGTGTACATTTAACAGTATGGCATATTCTACAAACACAACAATGGTGGTTAGGCAATCTGAAACGTAGTCCTTTAGGCAACACAAGAGACACAACTTTTGACGGTACTACTCAGGACATGATGCAGACTCTGCTACATCAGTCTGAAGAGTTCTGTACTTTTGTAGAGAATATGACAGAAGAAGATTTGTATGAGATGTATCCCTTTAGTATTCCGTATGTAGGAGATTTTTCCAGATCAGGGTTTGAGATCGTGCAACACTGCATGAATCACAGCACCTATCACAGAGGCCAGTTGGTTACGATAGGGCGTGAACTAGGCTTCACAGATGCGCCAATGACTGATTATATGTTTTATCTCTTAATGGCCTGA
- a CDS encoding GH3 family domain-containing protein, with product MAIIGTLLKRGIKLRKMIEQERVRPYELQRDELAALLDKAKKTAFGKTYGFEEILHEITYNRDPHAFYKKYKENVPVFTYNKIFQQWWHKTLQGKKNICWPGKIKYFALSSGTSESSSKHIPVTKAMIKAIHKTSVREILSLADYPDLPGKLFQTGMLALGGSTHLNYNGTYFEGDLSGINASRIPFWFQHFYKPGFEIASIADWNTKLEEIVEQAPKWNIGFIAGVPAWIQILMEKIIDRYQLKTIHDIWPNLAVYTHGGVSFEPYRKGFEKLLAHPLIYIETYLASEGFIAYQLPGRNSMRMVLNNGMFYEFVPFNEQNFGSDGEMVENPETLMIDQIEEGKEYALLLSTCAGAWRYLIGDVIKFVDKKACEIVITGRTKHFLSLCGEHLSVDNMNKAVQQVAEEQGIDIREFTVVGIPHGTLFAHHWFIGTDDEADPRLLREKIDEKLKILNDDYRVERAAALKDVYVDVVPTEVFYQWMEHKGKIGGQTKFPRVMKRQQYEEWEAFVKNFANN from the coding sequence CAATAATCGGGACTTTACTAAAGCGAGGTATTAAACTTCGTAAAATGATTGAACAGGAACGTGTTAGACCTTATGAATTGCAACGGGACGAGCTGGCGGCACTATTGGATAAAGCAAAAAAGACTGCTTTTGGGAAAACATATGGCTTTGAAGAAATTCTACATGAGATTACATATAATCGTGATCCTCATGCCTTCTATAAGAAATATAAGGAAAACGTACCCGTTTTTACATACAATAAGATATTTCAGCAGTGGTGGCATAAAACGCTTCAAGGTAAGAAGAATATATGCTGGCCTGGAAAAATAAAATATTTTGCTCTGAGTTCCGGAACTTCAGAATCCTCCTCCAAACATATTCCGGTTACAAAGGCTATGATTAAGGCCATTCACAAAACCAGTGTCCGTGAAATTCTTTCCCTTGCTGACTATCCGGATCTTCCTGGCAAGTTATTCCAAACGGGTATGCTGGCTCTGGGAGGTAGCACTCACCTTAACTACAATGGAACTTATTTTGAAGGAGATTTGAGTGGTATTAATGCCAGCAGAATACCTTTTTGGTTTCAGCATTTTTACAAACCGGGTTTTGAAATAGCTAGTATTGCAGATTGGAATACAAAGCTGGAGGAAATTGTAGAACAGGCACCTAAATGGAATATTGGTTTTATAGCAGGTGTACCTGCCTGGATACAGATTCTTATGGAGAAGATCATTGATCGATATCAGTTGAAAACTATCCATGATATATGGCCTAATCTTGCTGTTTATACACATGGTGGTGTATCTTTTGAGCCATATCGCAAAGGATTTGAAAAATTGCTGGCACATCCTCTGATCTATATTGAAACATATCTGGCTTCAGAAGGATTCATAGCTTACCAGTTACCAGGGCGTAATTCAATGCGTATGGTGTTAAATAATGGGATGTTCTATGAGTTTGTCCCATTCAATGAACAAAATTTCGGATCGGACGGAGAAATGGTAGAGAATCCGGAAACACTAATGATTGATCAGATAGAGGAGGGCAAGGAATATGCATTGTTACTGTCGACATGTGCAGGGGCATGGCGTTATTTGATTGGCGATGTGATAAAGTTTGTGGACAAGAAAGCTTGTGAAATTGTGATTACTGGTCGGACAAAACATTTTCTGAGTTTGTGTGGAGAGCACCTGTCTGTAGATAATATGAATAAAGCTGTACAACAAGTGGCTGAAGAACAAGGAATAGATATTCGAGAGTTTACAGTGGTAGGTATACCACATGGTACTTTGTTTGCACATCATTGGTTTATAGGAACGGATGACGAAGCCGATCCGCGATTGTTGCGTGAGAAGATAGATGAGAAACTGAAAATACTCAATGATGATTATCGGGTAGAACGTGCTGCTGCACTAAAAGATGTATATGTGGATGTTGTACCTACAGAGGTTTTTTATCAATGGATGGAGCATAAAGGGAAGATCGGTGGTCAAACCAAGTTTCCGCGTGTAATGAAAAGGCAACAGTATGAAGAATGGGAGGCTTTTGTGAAGAATTTTGCCAATAATTGA
- a CDS encoding DUF4136 domain-containing protein, with protein sequence MRTLIKSAVYTFFIVWATTCSLGQVTTDYDKNVDFSKFKTFAWMKEDIQVGSNPLYTSKLINRNIKEHVELELVKRGLMRVNPDQSPDLLISFHTYTEKKHMAYNYGSPMLYPGGYRMGWWYYPWGYGNWPYAWNSNFRSYNYAEGTLIVDVIEASTKELIWRGSASGVIDTPNRLEKQITKGVTKIMKHYPVTKGEVDLPVAKHS encoded by the coding sequence ATGAGAACATTGATAAAATCAGCTGTCTATACATTTTTTATTGTATGGGCAACTACCTGTAGCTTGGGACAAGTAACTACAGATTATGATAAAAATGTAGACTTCTCAAAGTTCAAAACATTTGCATGGATGAAAGAAGACATTCAGGTGGGTAGCAACCCATTGTATACAAGTAAGCTTATTAACCGGAATATAAAAGAACATGTGGAGCTTGAACTGGTAAAACGAGGCCTGATGCGGGTAAATCCGGATCAAAGCCCGGATTTACTAATCTCTTTTCATACCTATACAGAGAAGAAGCATATGGCATATAATTATGGCAGTCCTATGCTGTATCCCGGTGGCTATCGTATGGGATGGTGGTATTATCCCTGGGGATATGGAAACTGGCCGTATGCCTGGAATTCCAATTTCAGATCATATAATTATGCAGAGGGAACTTTGATTGTCGATGTAATAGAGGCATCTACTAAGGAACTGATCTGGAGAGGATCTGCGTCTGGAGTGATTGACACTCCCAACCGATTGGAAAAACAGATTACCAAAGGCGTAACCAAAATTATGAAACATTATCCGGTAACAAAAGGAGAAGTTGACCTACCCGTTGCCAAACATTCCTGA
- a CDS encoding LysE family translocator, with protein MIYALLTGMKYGLILSVTFSLGPVFFSLLQTGIQKGFRSGALMAAGIALSDLMYAFVCQLGLSQLVKQFESNIAAVGGLIAIGFGIATFMKKSRLEVAENGTNQPQRVGTFRFISKGFLLNSLNPAVVLFWIGMASVASAKIEKSPAEAYIFLAGIISILFSSDLLKVFFARRISNYLSSHTLDWMNRIVGLCLTGFGVWLIYSALTGRIQ; from the coding sequence ATGATTTATGCGTTGTTAACGGGCATGAAATATGGCCTTATTCTGTCTGTAACGTTTAGTTTAGGACCTGTGTTTTTTTCTTTGTTACAGACAGGAATTCAGAAAGGTTTTCGATCCGGAGCGTTAATGGCTGCCGGAATTGCTCTTAGTGATTTGATGTATGCTTTTGTCTGTCAGTTGGGACTTTCTCAATTGGTCAAACAGTTTGAATCCAATATTGCAGCTGTTGGCGGACTTATCGCAATAGGGTTTGGGATTGCTACTTTTATGAAAAAATCCCGTCTCGAAGTAGCAGAGAATGGGACAAATCAACCACAGCGAGTGGGAACATTTCGATTTATTTCCAAAGGATTTTTGCTTAACTCTTTGAATCCTGCAGTAGTTTTATTTTGGATTGGTATGGCTTCTGTAGCCTCTGCCAAGATTGAAAAAAGCCCGGCAGAAGCCTATATATTTCTGGCTGGGATTATTTCCATCCTTTTTTCTTCCGATCTTCTTAAAGTGTTCTTTGCCCGAAGAATTAGTAATTATCTCAGCAGTCACACATTAGACTGGATGAACCGAATTGTAGGACTGTGTCTGACAGGTTTTGGTGTGTGGTTGATTTATTCAGCTCTGACTGGAAGAATTCAATAA
- a CDS encoding helix-turn-helix domain-containing protein, with protein MNCPVRHVLDRFGDKWSVLILIMLDEKGTLRFNALHHTIPDISQKMLTVTLRTLEADGLITRKIYPEIPPRVEYQLTEMGSSLIPYIDGLAKWALQNMPHILRSRDQYNNKVAFN; from the coding sequence ATGAACTGTCCCGTGCGGCATGTACTGGATCGGTTTGGGGACAAATGGTCAGTACTGATTCTGATCATGTTAGATGAGAAAGGAACATTGCGATTCAATGCCTTACACCATACTATTCCTGACATATCACAGAAGATGCTTACTGTGACATTGCGTACATTAGAAGCAGATGGCCTGATAACTCGCAAGATCTATCCTGAGATTCCGCCACGGGTTGAATACCAGTTAACAGAGATGGGTAGCAGCCTAATCCCCTATATAGATGGTCTAGCCAAATGGGCACTACAGAATATGCCTCATATCCTACGTTCACGGGATCAATACAACAACAAGGTGGCATTCAATTAG
- a CDS encoding serine hydrolase translates to MKNYTYHFLITFPFYLIASVCLGQVQTDNFLKKLFTKNTDAIFQQVIQHSQEYRLQIIYTRIDRDKHNAPSFTHYRYQVDSTLYFNPASTVKLPLALLSLEKINQLNVVGVTKNTAMQFDSAYSNQSREWKDPTSLNGYPSIAHFIKKAFLVSDNDAYSRMYEFVGQETINRSLHAKGYPDTRITHRFVRMTPEENRHTNPVRFITEKGEMVFSQPAAYNRDAFDFRRVEKLGKGYYDSKDSLVQEPFDFTMRNKLPLQSLQQILQSVMFPTSVKARQKFQLTEEDYSFVYQYLSQFPGETNYPNYDPSQYYDTYVKFFFQDSLHHQLPEGVRVFNKVGWAYGFMTDVSYVADFKNKVEYMLTATLYVNSDGILNDNKYEYDTIAHPFLYQLGQTIYQYELKRKRKYKPDLSRFQVSYEKRIADGIPLIRDVDN, encoded by the coding sequence ATGAAAAACTATACATACCACTTTCTTATAACTTTTCCATTTTATTTGATTGCCTCAGTTTGTTTAGGGCAGGTACAAACAGACAACTTTCTGAAAAAGCTATTTACTAAAAATACAGATGCTATTTTTCAGCAAGTTATTCAACATTCTCAGGAATATCGGTTGCAGATTATCTATACCCGTATAGATCGGGATAAGCACAATGCTCCCTCCTTTACACACTATAGGTATCAGGTAGATAGCACACTCTATTTTAATCCTGCTTCTACAGTCAAATTGCCTCTTGCTTTGCTATCACTGGAAAAAATAAACCAGTTGAATGTTGTTGGAGTTACAAAAAATACTGCTATGCAGTTTGACAGTGCCTATAGTAATCAGTCCAGAGAATGGAAAGACCCTACTTCTCTTAACGGTTATCCATCTATTGCTCATTTTATAAAAAAGGCCTTTCTGGTAAGTGATAATGATGCCTATAGCCGTATGTATGAATTTGTCGGACAGGAGACCATCAATCGGTCGTTACATGCCAAAGGTTATCCGGATACCCGTATTACGCATCGGTTTGTTCGAATGACACCAGAGGAAAACCGACATACGAATCCGGTTCGTTTTATTACTGAAAAAGGCGAAATGGTTTTTAGCCAGCCTGCTGCTTATAACCGGGATGCTTTTGACTTTCGGCGAGTGGAAAAACTTGGTAAAGGATATTATGATAGCAAAGATAGTCTGGTACAGGAGCCTTTTGACTTTACTATGCGAAATAAGCTACCCTTGCAATCATTGCAGCAGATATTGCAATCTGTTATGTTTCCTACTTCAGTAAAGGCCAGACAGAAGTTCCAATTGACAGAAGAGGATTATTCCTTTGTATATCAATATTTGTCTCAATTTCCGGGCGAGACCAACTATCCCAACTATGATCCTTCACAATATTATGATACGTATGTAAAATTCTTTTTTCAGGATAGCCTGCATCACCAACTACCAGAAGGGGTGAGGGTCTTTAATAAAGTAGGGTGGGCGTATGGGTTTATGACGGATGTTTCGTATGTGGCAGATTTTAAAAATAAGGTGGAGTATATGCTGACAGCTACTTTATATGTAAATAGTGATGGGATATTGAATGACAATAAATATGAATATGATACAATTGCTCATCCGTTTCTCTACCAGTTGGGGCAAACAATCTATCAGTATGAATTAAAAAGGAAGAGAAAATATAAACCAGATCTGAGCAGATTCCAGGTTTCTTATGAAAAACGTATTGCCGATGGAATACCCTTAATACGGGATGTCGATAATTAA
- a CDS encoding GNAT family N-acetyltransferase: MQHYREATLQDAESIAILHATSWRNTYRGMFSDSFLDTEVWKNRKNVWEQRFFSPLPNQKVIVADENASLSGFVCAFGDEDSVWGTLIDNLHVSRQKQGQGIGSQLLKHIVFWMQHSHLSDSFYLWVLNDNHPARRFYEKLGATNQEAVLHDNPGGGQSLALRYAWPDYRILLNKIS; the protein is encoded by the coding sequence ATGCAACACTACAGAGAAGCTACCCTTCAGGATGCTGAGTCTATTGCTATACTCCATGCTACTAGCTGGAGAAATACCTATAGAGGCATGTTTAGTGATTCCTTTTTGGATACAGAAGTGTGGAAAAATAGAAAGAATGTATGGGAACAACGATTTTTCTCACCTCTACCCAATCAAAAAGTTATTGTAGCAGACGAAAACGCTTCTCTTAGCGGATTTGTGTGTGCTTTTGGAGATGAAGATTCAGTATGGGGTACATTAATAGACAACCTCCATGTGTCACGTCAGAAACAGGGTCAAGGCATTGGTTCCCAATTGCTAAAACACATTGTATTCTGGATGCAACACTCACATTTATCTGATTCATTTTATCTCTGGGTTCTGAATGATAATCATCCAGCCAGAAGATTCTATGAAAAGCTGGGAGCCACCAATCAGGAAGCAGTGTTACATGACAATCCAGGTGGTGGACAATCTTTGGCACTTCGTTATGCCTGGCCTGACTATCGAATATTGCTTAACAAAATTTCATAA